ACGTGAAAAGCCAAGGCTAGCCAATAAAGTGCTCTCCAAATACTTTCACTGTGTGTTATTCATTGTTTTGAGGTGGGAAAATAATTACACTGAAGCAGGAAAGCAGCGCACTTGGGGTGCATTAGGGAAATCACAACTCAGACTGAAATTATGGATGAAAATCGAATGCAAACAAAATGCTGCATTCTTATTTAGTTCTCTCATTAAGGGATGGAAAATCTCATCTCCAGCAAAAATTGCACCGGACCAATTTTAAGACTCTTGTGTGATCTCTTAAAGTCAACGTCCAGACTAAATCCAATCACGTTTTCTTTATGACTTTGGTGACGGATTTATAAAAAGTACATCAAgacaataacccccccccccccaacctgtAAAAATATATTGCACAACCAAATTAAACCGAGGAGCAATCAACACGGATGAGAAGTCATGCTCAACACTCATGATGGCTAGACACTGAGGCGTGAGGTTAAGAAACAGCCAAGTCTAGTCACTTCAGACAAGGTTGTTCTGTTAATGGCACTGAGAAATCCTTTTTAAGACGGTACTTTGTGGTGTGGTATGTGGCTACGGGCCACTGGTACTGCCTGGGAACCCTCAAGCTGTCTGGCCATGTCACATTTCTTGGGTGTGCAATAACTTTAAAAAAGGCTTTCATTCAAATGATTTGAAACGGTACAGAAAAAGTAACAGAATGACAACAAGAAATTCAAGAGGAAAATATAACGAGCATAAACATATCTAGTCAAATTTACTGAAGGTCTTATCGTGTAAATAGGAGAAGTTGAGTGATTCGACATACATTTGTGTCTGTTGACAGAAATGGAAATTCTCTACCAGAACCATTTAATTTCGTAaacagaggtaccactgtagtagCTGCCATTTGACCGGAAATGCCATATGAATGTGTAAAAgcagaaaagcagaaaaaaagcagAGGGCAGTGACAGTTCTTTAAAATTAATTCCACTTTACCCAAAGTGGATTTGAAGGATCCCAATGGAAGGCATCCGTGTCAGAAGCATCATATGCAGAGGTGAGTGCGTCAAATGATACAGTCGATGCGGCTCCCCGAACGCGCTGTCAGGCTAACTCTCAAACTCGCAGCTTACCCCCCGTATGCGAAGTGGCAGCTGTCAAAAGGTCTTTCGCTTACTGATGTCATCACATCATTTCCCCCACCAACACAAAGAGGGGAGCGTTCATTGGAAATGGCAGACCGAATGTGCTGATGTCTTCACAAAGAGATATAACTCACAAAGGGTTGGCAACTCACCAGCCTCTGGAAAATCGATTTCTCCACAGAGAAGATACGTGGACCAGACAAAACCAGTTGCCATAGTTACAAAGATATACCTCAACGGATATACTGGGGGGAAGGGGAATATGGATGAAAAGTATAAAGGCCAGCAAAGGCCACATAATCTGCCCTCATTGCATTACCCAGCACTTAAACATCTTCGCTTGGATTATACGAAGAAAAAGACGTTTAGTCTTCGCAAAACTGAAAAGAGActtgattcaattaaaaaagtTCCACCGCTAACTCATTAATACAAAGGAAAATACTCATTACGTTTACACAGAGAAAGATAGTCCAATTTCCACTCAATTAGGCCAATAACAGAATGAAGACAAGACATTTAGTAATTATTTTATGACACGAAGTAAGCGAGAACTGGAGAGCTCTGAGCAGTTTGTAATTGCACTTTAACATGTAATCAGTTAATTACACCCAACAGTAATTTATGGTTTTGGCAAGACCACTCCAACattatgacaaaaaacaaaaacaaaaaaaaccccactacaTAGCTGGGGGTTGGTGCTCCATGCcagtggatgaatgaatgaatgatcagtTCTGAACCAGATGTATGCCACTTTCAATACGTGCAAAATATGTTCCCTTAATacaattcatttttcatgatACATTTTCCAATGCATGTACATAATATCCACTATTCTAGCCCACAAAAACCCCATCAAACTCATcacttattgtatttttttctcccccagcaCAAGGGGGGGTGTAAAAATGACTATTTAAAGACGCCACAAAACTGCTGAGCAGCGAACCAATATTAAGTGCAagaactcttcttttttttctcccaaaacaaattaactcacttacatttttaatattattgaggCCCTATGTTTGTTCTTCACATTATTCCAAACTTTCCCAAAATTATGAGGCCCACTCATGTGATCATATGGGGCAGTCTGCCATGGAGTGATGAATAGtaaataatatatactgtacatgtgctAAACAGCTGATGCTCATCATCCTTTGGAGGCAAAATTGCATGGATATCTGTGGCATTGATCGACTATGCTGTGATGTATCAAGTGACAACCCATGCGTGGAGTCCTTTACATTACTTGTAATTGACATTTTAACCGCAGCGTCTTTTCAAATGCTATTTCGAAGAAAATGGCAATCCCTAGTCTGTCAGTGCACTTTGACATGAATGCCCTTTGCatcaagcaaaacaacaacataacacCTCCCAGCAGCTTACAAACACATCTAATTATCATGAACGTGTGCCCAAGTATAAACGGATGCACGCGTACTCTCTAATTAAGCTTGGCACGGGCGCCCGAGGAACAAGCTGGTTGTGCACGGTTGACATGACTCATCATGCCATCAAGCAGCATGACTAAGGCCTTGTTTCATTTCTCGTTTCCGAAAACAGTCACCGCAGCCTGATAATTTCCCTTGATATTGAAAAACATTGCCGCATCGGCTTAAGAAAGGTCACAACCATGTCAACCCTCAGATCGGTGGTCATTTCCTCTCCTTCCTGATTGTTCCACATCATTGAATATTTATTCAAACAAGTGCAACTGTGCAATGCAATTAAAGTAACTCAAGAAATATTCAAAAGCAAGAGGATGTTCTTTTTGTCTTCTTGGGGGCATTGCGCAACATGTTTTGCCTCATCTTAATCTCAGTACACTgcgacggacacacacacacatgcactggcATACACAGGACACCGGAAAATTCAGTTTCTCTCTCGCTAAATGCTCCCACTCGTTAATTCCTCCTTACTCTGCTCTTCTTGCCAGCAGCAAGTAAATGTATGTGCACGGTGGCTTGCAAGTGCACAACACAATGGCAAATCATAAAAGCCAATAAAAAACAGACAGAACACCCATAGCCCATAAAGTACAGTGACCTCAAGCCAGTGAAAATAATTCTCAGGGAAACGCGGTTTGCTATTGCTGCTCACTGGATCGAGCAAGTATCCGTCCCTTAAAAATCGAGCCAAGTTTCCTAAAGGCGTCACTTAAATGACTACCGGTATATTcttaattatttcatttttagagaTATTGTGGAAATCATAGCTTCTAATCAGATATGATAGAACATGATCTGAAGTACAATTTTTTACTCACATTTCGGTAAATACAAGCCATTTGGCTATCAACCAAACAGTGCTCGCTTGACAAGAAGCCAGTGTGTCTTGCTGAAGGCAGGAAGATgtaagaaaatgttttcttctgtcttttAGCGCACATTCAATTTCCTGGTTCTAATTTACATACATTTCCCATGTGCatcttttcccccaaaatgtagCAAGAAATCACATTATGATGTCACATAGTGCAAATTTggcacatttagattttattgcAGGTACCAACACCCTTTAGTGTTTTGGAGAATTCGGCAGACCACGCAGCGCCATGCTTGGTGGTCTGGTAGACTGAAGGCATTTTGTTTTCCCACTCCCCCAAGTCTCCCTGACAATTTGGCGACTAAACTTAAGCCCATCTCGCAAGCGGGTCAAAGTGGTGGCGCAGGTAGATTTGATCAAGGTAAGGCAGACATATTCTGATCTCCCCGGACGTGTGTGGACGAGGCACGGATGTGCTCAGAGAAAACAGGAGAGGCAAGCTTCTGTTTCCCCTCCCCCGCACGTGaagagttaaaataaaaatctaatgtCAGTGATATCAtcatataaattattatttaagacacgtgacaatttgacatttgggTACAGATTTTCGCGAGGCTCATTCAAGTTGGcgcacatgattttcttttgcgggccacataaaattaggCGGCGGGCCGTATCTGgctcccgggccttgagtttgagaccTGTGCTCTAcggtgtgtgtgccctgcgatctaCTGGTGACCAGGTGCTTTCATCCAAAGTCAGGATTGGCACCAGCTTTCTGTGACCCGGAATAAGTACAATGGAAAAGGCACGGTTGATCATGATTAGCCGAATAGTTGAGAGACATGGAATGCTTCATCTTCCTTAGTGAGGTTGACATTTGTCACGTTTGATTCAAATGAAACGGTGGCTGATATGTGGTTCGTTTGGTCACGTGTGAATGCTATCACGTGAACCCTGGTGCGCGGCAAACAAGCAGAACGGGAAGAGGTAGTCTTTGTCAAGTCTGTTCAGCATGGTGAGAGAGCTTGAGCTCATGTCTGAAGGACgaatgacaggaaaaaaaaagcatcgagGAATCTCAAATATCTGACAGTGAAGACTGATAAAACGCATTGGAAGCATTGTTTCTGCGCCACTTGtctcaatttgtgtgtgtgtgtgtgtgtgtgtgtgtgtgtgtgtgtgtgtgtgtgtgtgtgaatcccttttacatttttgaagcTTTATGTGACTGATGCTTTGTGTGATTAATCGTAAACTATTAATTAACTCGGAAATTTCCTATTCTATCCGAGCAAGATTAACTGGAAATGAGAAGAGGACAGAGTCATTGGATTCCTACAACCGTTTAGGAAAGGTGCCTGAATGCAACCTATAAGCCCCCTTTGCGTAAGGATATTACCCACAATCCTTTAGGAACTGAGGATTCCAGTTCATCAGTTGGGGAATTTTCTTTGGGTCTTTCTTCTCATGCAATTGTACGTTGTTCTATTTGGGGTTGTCATTTGCCTGTCCCAACCCACTTTACTTCGTGCCCGTGCAACTCAAAGTATTCCTACTTTCTTGAATATTTCAACAACAGCTCATAACATGTGAAATACATTAGCTCCATCTTCTGAGACTCACCTTTCCCTTTCCAGTTGGCTTGGGAGGCGAATCCAATGTGCCCGCCATATAAGCGGTTAAATTCCGCCATGAGAGCCTTATACGGGTTCCGGATTATGAGGATAGTGGCGTCAAAGGCTTCAATGTCCTTTTTACCACTCTCATGCGTCTTTATGCAGATGGTCCTTCCGCTGCGCCAGTGGTCTCGCTCACCTTTAAAACCTGTGAAAAGATGAGAGCACATAACAAATGGATTGCTTACTTAAAGGCACCGAGACGAGTGAAAATGTGGTGTATATTGACCGATAAAAGCAAGTCCGCTCATACCTTTATTGTAGAGTGAAGCATCAAAATAATAGCTGCCGCTATAGAAACCGGTGGCCAGCTCGATGAGGTGGCGACACCAGGTGTTGCCAGATCCGGGGAAACTCGCTAGGGCGACCAGATGATTGACACGAGTAGGAAGGAAGTGTCTGTCCATGCAACGGTTGTCTGGATGCGAGAGAAGACAAGCTATGTTAGAAATATTTTCTTGTGACATTTCTATGACATGGTGACAGACTCATATTATAGTATGTCACTGTGCCACAACGTTAagtacaccccaaaaaaatctgatatcTTTGACAAGAGTTTTATGAAAACATCTGCCTTTCCAAAGGTAAGAATGTTAATCATAATCATTTGGTTGCCATTTTTTTAGCCAATGTGTTCTTTCctagtttaaaataaaaatacctccCATCATGTTGCAGTGCACTATATCACTGCCAACTACAGCCACAATAATAAATAGACAGTAGACCCCTGAATACTTGTAGTTCGGCACCCAATGATTCAGCTATTTATGAATCTTTTCCAATATTTTTCCAATTATTTCTTTCCCAGGAGCCCCCCCAAGGTATATCTCCATTTTCCCCACCAAAATGTTTGGGGTTGTTTTCATTGCATTTATAATGTCCGTCAACAATACATGGATTTTCCGTGTTCAGTCAGCCCCGTCCGTATCCGCCGCAAATAGCAGCTGTGAACTGTATTGTTAAAtaaatccaaccatccatcctttttctgatccgcttatcctcacaagggttgtggggcgtGCCGGAATCCATCCCAGATGTCTTGGGGTCGTAGGCGGGGGTATACcttaaaccggttgccagccaatcgcagggcacacagagatgaacaactatccgcgctcacactcaaccctaggaacaatttagagtgttccattcacctgccatgcatgtttttggaacgcgagaggaaaccgcagtacccggagaaaacccacgcatgcacagACAGAAcaagcaaattccacacaggaaggcgggagcaggaatcgaaccctgcaccactgcaTTCTGAAGCAGCTGCGCTAACTCgcaaccaccgggccgcccccgttAAATAACATCTTTCAAAATCAAAAGggagtatttgtatttttggaagGCAACGCACAAGTAACTTTCACAGGCGGTGGGTGTAATCCTCATagctccaaaatcatcactgtGCACGACACGCCCAAAACTGCATTAATGGTGCATGCAAGACAATTTCAACACTTAAGATTGGTCAATTCTTTGCAAAACTAACACCCCCACCTCGACTGACCGATAGTATAGATTTGAGGAAAAATTATGAAATGTAACAAATTTTGACATAGGAGGTTTCAGCGCGACACCAGAAATATTTAACAAGCACACAATAAAGCCTCCGGTAGATATAGTACAGCAGGGGACACAATCTTTGCTCAGGCcaccctgtatggagtttgcatgttttatgCAGATtacctcccgcattccaaaaaacatgcacgtttgCTTAATTGAAGCCTTTAAATTGCCCATAGGTGGGAATGGTTGTTAACTGATtccgtaccagccaattctggaccaagtctgaaaagacgtttaaaaacgtctttgggagtgaataagtTAATGACTTTACAGTACAGCAACCTAAATCAGCTGAGATGGGTTACGTCACAGCCCCGACTTGATTTGAGAAGCGGAGTAGAAAATCGACTGATGGATAAATGGTTATTTTCCATCTTGTTCATCGGCTGTAGAAAGATTTTTGGAAATGACACAATGTTGGAATGGTGTGAGAGACTTTTCAAGTGATTAGCGAAAGAGGAAGTGAAGTCCTCCAGAGAAAAGGTCAACGCacaaatgttttgtgttgttatgGTGGGCGATTTGAGAGCTTCTTCTTTCATTAATGTCTGGAATTCAAAGACAAGATCAAGTCTCGAGTTCACAAAGCATTCTCTTCAAGTTCTTCTCACACTGCCGCTTGATTGCAAGgcgtgtgcgttttttttttcctcttccaggCTGCTTATTTCTGCCGAGCCAAGTCACTGCTGTCTTTTGCCCTGAGGAAACATCGCCCACAAAGGCGCATACGGGCTGACACTTGAGGCCAACTGCGATGTTGGAATAACACGAAATGAATCTCCTGCACATTTAGATACGAAAACAGAACAAACTCGACACTCAGAAGAGCACAGACCACCACCAAGGCAGAAAAATCCTAATCAGGACCAACGCCAATTTGTACACCCATCACCCATGTTTCtccttagttagttagttaatgTGTTATTCTGTGAAAAATGAAGTATCCTACCTCCATCCAAAAAAATCAGCCAATGTACTCTCTTTGCAAAGTTTTGGGAATTATATTATGTAGTTTTTATGTAAcgtaaaaacagattttttttttttaaatatccgcCAGCCCATTTCTGGAACGTGATGGTGCATGCATTAAACAGAGTGGTGCACTCAGCAGTTTGACTTGTTCCCCCTTAATGCACCGCTGCGCCCTTGCTTGTCTGTTATTTAGTGAAAACACAGCAAGCGACTGTCGCACTTTCCGCGTGTACCGGCGCGCTTCACGCTTTGGCAGATCAAGGCAACTTTACAAGATACTTTACCTTGAACCTGCGTCTGGTATACCACAAAGTACTCGTCATTCCCGCAGCTCTCAAACTCCTCGCCGGGGCAGCGGTGGAGACACATGCTCTCGTCCTCGGGCTCATGAAGGGAGAAGAGGGAGGTCGGGAAGCCGCAGTGGCATCGATCCCCGGCCAGGACggcaagcgatttctcctgaaATACGGCTGCCGTTAAAGACGGCGAGCAGGCTGACATGCACGACGCGGGAACCGCCTCACCTTCTCCGTGCAAGTGTCGACACATTTGTCGACAGACATGTTTTGGATGGAGACTCTGAAAGGGAGAGCCAAGGTGACATTGTCTGGTCTGTGGAAACACCCCTTGAAAATGGCGCTGCCGTCTGAAAAGTCAAAAAGAGCAGCTTACCgacaggaaaaaacaaaacaaaacaatatttccTTCAGTTTTACGGTTCCCGAGCGCAGCCTCCACTTGCGACCTCCATTCACTGACCCCCGATGAAGAGCACCCGCAGGGATCTCGCCTCCATTCTATTGAGGCCCTGCCCCGCTTCTCTCCATTACTGCTTCCATTTTCACAGCGCGTTGATGCCCTTTAACCCAACAACCTCATTCTGATCTAATGGTTGGACCGAACAACAGCAGAGCATAGCtgcttctcttttctctctAAATGTAATCACATTTGTTCTTTCACTCACTTTCAAGAAGTGAAAAATTGTCCCGTCGTACCTCTTAACAGTGAAAAAACCCGAagggtgaaaatgaaaatgttttgctgaCATGCAGTCTGTTCACATACcggctaaacacatttttcaacaaTAATATTCAAGTAAGAAGCGTTGATATTATTTTTTGAACACCGCTATGCAGGCACGATTCCAGCATAAAATATATTGTCTCCTATAAGGTTtgaaaatagtattttttaGCTCTGGTCATGTGACTCAATCTAATGTTTTATTAATCTTTAACCTTTTTATCTCGCCGAAGCTACATTTTTAATGTCATGGCCGTGTTTCTGCTTCCGCCCCCCCACCTATAGTATATTTCTCTCTGTCACCCATCTTTGTCCTTATATACATTTTAAATCCTattgaaatggatttttcgTGCACTGTTGCCTTGAGCACACATGCGCCATGtaaaaaatgtcacacaaacacaatcttcGGGGATGAATAATAGACCAATAATGGAAATACTGTTCATGGATGAGGGGGCCTTCTACCGCACTGCctcgaaaacaaaatgaaagaagtCAAATGACGCGCTATGCTGTATGTTCAATTTATCAACTTTTACTGtgagaataaaacaaaaatcctgtTTGTTTCATGGCTTTGTCAAGCAGCTAGCGCAACAATATTATTTcctcttgatttttgtttttgtttttttccactgtggCTCACATGACGCAGAAGGGTCGGAGGTGACGACGTGTCGCGCTGACTAAGCAACGGGAAAAagcagaaatgaaaataataaacaaagatcTTTATATGCGAAAGGATGCTTGCAATAATCACGGTTGACGTGTTTGAAATGTCTTTGCAGCAAGATGCCACCGTGCAGTGTGTTACATTTGCTCTTCTAATATTACATTCAACTGCATGAAGCGCTTCCTGCCGCTGGAATTTAAAGGAATCTCCAACAAAGCAACTTCTCCACACACAGCCCACACTCTGAAAGAAGAAACAAGGTTCCGTCCCTATTTCCGATAATCAGCCTTTACTGCCATCACCTCGGTTGTAAAACAGCAGGCGGCGAGTGTTTAGGATGCAGACCACGGCATGCTGGGGGAGGCAGGTTGCACATCTCTCCCAGGGAAGAAGTAAACACGACAGAGCAGCCGGCTCCCAAATGTGGCCTTAACATCCactaaaacaaatatttccccTTAAAACGGGCCATTGTGTTACATTTCAGGAGCCACATTACATCTTGGCGGTCACGGCGAGTTATTGTTAGCTCATCCTCGGCCGGGTAAAACTGTTGAAATGAACGTGGATCTGATTTCTAAGGGAGAGATTTTTATTGGTTCCCTCTGTTGCTCTGGTAGAGGAGGCGAGACAGATGCATAGTGCTATGAGTAATAATGAAGAAAGCAGTTAAGATAATCGTTCTCATCTCCAAAATGCCATTCCTCCCTTGATAGTGGAGAGCCCCGCGAGTATATCGAGCCGCACGTGGCTGCAATGAAGGGGATTTTCTCACGGCGCCGTGCCGAGTCCTGGCTCAGCTCCAGCCTGTAGATGGATAGCCGGTTGGCTCCTCCGCACATGTTGCTCTTTTCGCCTTTGCACTCCATGTTGCATTCACTCTCCGAAGCGTTGGCCGTCTGAATCTTGTGACCGCAGTAGCACTCTGCTCCAAACTCCAAACCTGCGAACATGTAGCCTCTGCACGCAGACAAGGAAGAACGATTTACCGTCATTAGTAAAGTCAAAGAGGCGGGCGTTAATGACCTGAGCATTCATTAACATCTTAATCCTTCCCTGGTTAATGTCGACTCATATTGAGAGCGACTGTAGtcaataaaagcaaataaatgatcATCCACAGAGGGTGTTGAAGTACACATAAGAACGCGTCCAGAGTTTATTTTGGAacatctctctcgctctctctctctctcttttgccgACTGAAGATGAACGCCGTTATACATGCTAAGAGGTTTGGAGCCAAGGCCAATTATAAATGATTGCGGTAGTCTTTAAAAGGCTTTGCTCCTGTGGCCCTTCCCTCTGTCGACTTGACTCCCAAGAGGCCTTTCGGATGCAATTAGAAACCCTTCACACAGGATAGCCCCATACCCTCCAGCCCTGCCAATCAAACCCGAACCTCTGTACGCCATTATATGCCGCCGCTTCTCATTTGTTTGTCTTCTCTTATTAAAACCGCGCTCTCGAAATAGCGGGTGGGCCGGTCGGCTGCAGAAAGCCAGCGTGAGGAGAAAAGCATCTGAAAACGATTGGCTCGCTGCACCTATTCTGCACTCGACGAATCAGTGATGGGTGTAATTCGGTGCATTTTCGATAGAGCCGTCCCCGCTATTCCTCAGGGGAGGAAGAGAGGCGAGAGAAAGACGCCGGAGGAGAAAAGAAGACAGGAAGTGAGCGGAGAAATGGAGGAGAGAGAGCACAGCTCAAAGGGAAACAATGAGCACTGATTAAACTGATTGGAATGACTGGAAGGAAAAGGCAGAGCTCTTCTAATAGTGGACGTTTATGCAGATTGTCAAAGCCAAATGTAGCATCGACTCCTGAATGGAGGTGAATACTCGACTTGGCTGTAGAGTGACACAAGTgctatatatacactgtatgttgaaaaataaataaaataaatacggcCAACTGGGCAACATTTAATGGTCTTTACTCTCCCGCAAAACCTGGCTGCAGGTATTTTCCCAGTTCAGAGAGATGTGTTCAGTTCTAGCCCACAGTCGGCCGACTAAATTATCACAAAGGTGATGGAGGGTGAGGTTCAGGCCCGGCGAGTCAATTCCATCGACAGCAAAAGTCAGAAAAAACATTTCTTCGCCGAGCGTTGTGCACACTGGCTCTCGGGCCTCTCATAAACAAAAAGACTTTCCGCCAccaggcacacaaacacaagtacGAGAGTGAAGGTTTGAAAGCGGGTGCTTAACGATATATATACGCTCAATCACGAGGCCCTTTTCGTTCGGTACCGCTGTACGGCCTTTTCCCGCTGGAGAAATGCACGACTCTGATCTGAGAGGCATCATGACTCTACAGTACATAAAGTTACCTCGTTAATCATAATCCGCAGTGTTCAACTTGGCTAATAATACAGCTCTGAAGCTCATTAGATTGCaagtaatgtttttttatgATATGATGACTTGCTACACAGCACAGTAAAGGAGGCAGAAGCTGCTCAGAAGTACAGTAGTGTCCTCAGACACGTGGCCATGTTTTTCAGTGGGTGGTGTTTACAAGCATATATCCAGCACCTCTAATGAGGGAGAGCCTTTTAATCAGCCTCTCTGAATTTACATCAGCTCATCTGGACAATCCATTGGAATTCATATCTTGGCCTGACAAGGAGTACTcggatgagtgttttttttttcttcctttcttttttgggaGGATTTTCATACCTTTCGGCGCAGTTGTCCTGGCAACGGAAtacagtcatttttttgtaatcaaaaaACGAAACTCCTT
This sequence is a window from Hippocampus zosterae strain Florida chromosome 6, ASM2543408v3, whole genome shotgun sequence. Protein-coding genes within it:
- the wscd2 gene encoding WSC domain-containing protein 2, whose product is MAKPLLKIQRYFRRKPIRFFTLGLLYLTAGSLVFLHAGIGGDSCCGKREMRIYTVVASEMGSQVTSSDSGGLGIVRVFKETRRHGRGYAPMWKKKASQIKEGKAGDHTNKRSPAAKARNAKETDDARAKYIGCYVDSTQKRALKGVSFFDYKKMTVFRCQDNCAERGYMFAGLEFGAECYCGHKIQTANASESECNMECKGEKSNMCGGANRLSIYRLELSQDSARRHGSAIFKGCFHRPDNVTLALPFRVSIQNMSVDKCVDTCTEKEKSLAVLAGDRCHCGFPTSLFSLHEPEDESMCLHRCPGEEFESCGNDEYFVVYQTQVQDNRCMDRHFLPTRVNHLVALASFPGSGNTWCRHLIELATGFYSGSYYFDASLYNKGFKGERDHWRSGRTICIKTHESGKKDIEAFDATILIIRNPYKALMAEFNRLYGGHIGFASQANWKGKEWPEFVKSHAPWWGSHIMDWLHYGKNVHVVHYEALKRDLFSHLKGMVEFLGLKVSEERLLCMEGQKDGNFKRSGLRKLKYDPYTPEMRANISELIRKVDDALKKKNMSGVPDEYMPR